The DNA window ctccatttgcacactgactgaggagtatctgcaacatttgcacaatcaacattgtcccagattatcgcactactcgtcactttaaactgcatatactccttgaagtctcggcgccctttgcacaatggtcattgcaccggactattgcaacattagtcattcaaactgctctcagtgctagaggactctgcatctttttgcacaattataaaaaaaaaaataataatttgtaccggcattaccagataactagcaaccctttactgctcagtgactgttttctgtctccaaagtgttctcggtcaattgaccgtctgttgtcgtactcgagcggctccaagtgccggagacaaattccttgtgtgttttttggacatacttggcaaataaagatgattctgatttacatgacttgttcatttattgtacacacttgtgtactgtatactgcgtatcttaaagtattcgctaacattttagacaaaagttaaaacatcgacttctagggggcattcaaggattggccactgacataagttgcGGTCAAATCAAAATAACATGacataacttactgtaattaaattactttattgcaattaaattactttaacaattACTGTCAATTACATGCTTACTGTAACTTTCTCActggctatatggacgggtgttgtccagaatTAGCATCGGTTTGtctttagcttttggattcatacacaacggcaacgcggagtaaatgtcttttacggAGCAGATcggtgacgtcattgatcggatcggcaatttatgacatgaaagcagaTCGGTCGATCAGCgtaaaaatgctaattatcggctgataccgatcagatcggtatAAAGTCTAATAATAAGTCTAGGGTTCTATCCCTATTCTGGCCGACGATGGAGGATTGTTAACCTGACGTGGAAGAAAATGTGGGCAGTGCTTGATCGATTtactgtagtagtagtagtagtggtggtggtagtagtTGTCGTAGCGGCGGTATTAGTAGTAGACATGACAGTAGCAATTGAAGTAGTAGTTGTAATCGTAGTGATGGTGGTGATAGAAGTCGTAGTGGTAGTTGGAGTTGCGATATTGGTGGTAGTACcgcgacaacaaatatacaaggaacatggaacaatagcagacaacgccgaatgaacaggccgTTTGGCTAGTGCTACGTCACAGCgacggaaagagacgaagagcggaaggcgctggatgcaaaaagcagatggcgcattctgcatcatatttatcgatttaactgctggaTATTTGTTATATAATCACTTCGTAATGGCAGATGttgtttgtaaaggggttctcgAGTTatcaagaatgtttttttaaatctttgtcctctgacctttaagtctCGGAGGACAAAATCTCttgatatggaaaaaaatggtcACACATTTTGCCACTCAGTGTGGAAACAGGAGACTCGTGCTAATTTAAATCATGCAAATTGTAAAGAActgtaaatatgaaaaaaggTGAACAATAATATTCAGACTGGCCGgttcaccttttttttattacaaaggtaacaacattttaaatgacCTGTATTCTCTTTCGGTACATAAAACTTTGCCTTTCGTAGCATAAATGGCTcctaaataattttttgtgaCTCaatttgagtgtcttgagaagcttTTGAAAGTACAATTATTGCACTTTCCGTTTTGTGCAATTACGTTCCTTacggttttctccaggtactccggtttcctcccacattccaaaaatatgtatggtaggttgattgacgactcgaaattgtccataggtgtgaatgtaagtgtgaattgttgtctaTACTgtcaactacagtgagtgcagtgAGTGagtccatctgcagctcccatggcgctgtttcagggtcttgtgtgattgaatcttggatggcagtttgtcagataaaggtgttttgctgagccggCAAGCTTGATTTtgaaccgctgagccgtagccatcagttcctgcgttgattggctgctaGCATAATcggcatgcttggtagaaatgTGAAgtctgatgttatattcctctaaaaccacaatggtttcttaacaaattagacatacaacCTTTGACCGGACTCCagggaaaaatgtatttagtagtccattctatattaaaccgCACCGCTCTTTCCACAGCTACCTTGAAAAAGTTACttattacttgatttcaaaagtaacaaagttagaaaaaagtaactttttcgtgaatttcagcagctgtcaagtggcaggaatatcacttatccacaatacaaaaaaaaaacattagcttaactgtacccatgacttggtaatgtacgccacacaagttgcagtgacatcaacatgaaccaataacttacaTAGTTATAGATAAGTAGTGTtcaatcagcaacttagtgcagaatTGGCATGACAACACAGTACAATAAGTACCTAAACATAAACAAGCACACTATTCtcagtcttcttttcctttgggcttgtcccgttaggggtcgccacagcgcgtcatccttttccatgtcagcctatctcctgcatcctcctctccaacaccaactacCCTCACGacgtccatcaaccttctctttgggcttcctctcgctctcttgcctggcagctccatcctcatcatccttctaccaatatactcactctctctcctctggacgtgtccaaaccatcgaagtctgctctctctaactttgtctccaaaacatcgaaccttggctgtccctctgatgagctcatttctaattttatccaacctggtcgctccgagagcgaacctcaacatcttcatttgctctgcttcctgttgtctcttcagtgccactgtctctaatccgtacatcatggccggcctcaccactgttttataaactttgcccttcatgctagcagagactcttctgtcacataacacacctgacaccttcctccacccgttccaacctgcttggacccgtttcttcacttcctgaccacactcaccattgctctggacggttgaccccaagtatttaaagtcctccacccttgctatctcttctccctgtagcctcattcttcccccaccacccctctcattcatgcacatatattccgtcttatttcggctaatcttccttcctcttctttccagtgcatgcctccatctttctaactgttcctccagctgctccctgctttcactgcagatcacaatgtcatctgcaaacatcatggtccacggggattccagtctaacctcatctgtcagcctatccatcaccactgcaaaaaggaaggggctcagggcagagccctgatgcagtcccacctccaccttaaattcttctgtcacaccgacagcacacctcaccgctgttctgctgccctcgtacatgtcctgtattattctaacatacttctctgccactccagacttccgcatgcagtaccacagttcctctctgggtactctgtcgtaggctttctctagatctacaaagccACAaggtagctccttctgaccttctctgtacttttccatcaacatcctcaaggcaaataatgcctctctggtactctttctaggcatgaaaccatactgttgctcgcaaatactcacttctgtcctgagtgtcgcctccactactctttcccataacttcattgtgtggctcatcaactttattcctctatagttcccacagctctgcacatcacctttgttgttaaaaatgggcaccagtacactttccctccattcttcaggcatcttctcacgcactagaattctattgaacaagctggtcaaaaactccacagccacctatatacaattttttttatttgctttgcttagaACAGCTGGTGTGGGAAAATGAATGTACAacactataaagtggcagtaattagtcatattttatacatCATAGCTGTCGGGTAGAATCCCctcaccttcaaaatgacaatttttcaggaaataaaaaaatacagcaaaaatggCAAATTTAATTGGATGTCATCATTAAAGTGATACAAACTAAGGTAAACAGTGCTAATTCTCAACACTTACCAGCGGGAGGCTTTGAGAAAACATATGGACATGAAGATGATACAACAAAAGCTGCTACACAGAACacaagaatgtatttttttgtcagtctgtAACATAGTAATAactgttttaaacatttaaatttgcaTTAAAAGCTTTTGATTACTTGTactctcaccagcacacttgtgtgtcttagcCTGATACTTATAAGAGaatgtttgaccacaaactgtgcaggaaaagggtttctcaccagtgtgggtccttgtgtgttgtgttaagTTTCCCTtccgagtgaatctttgaccacaaacggagcaggaaaagggtttctcgccagtgtgggttcttgtgtgtatttttaagcttcccttcacagagaatctttgaccacaaactgtgcaggaaaaaggtttctcaccagtgtggattcttgtgtggatttttaactttcccttttcagaaaatctttggccacaaacggagcaggaaaaaggtttctcaccagtgtgggttcttgtgtgtaattttaagctttccttcacagagaatctttgaccacaaacagtgcaggaaaaaggtttctcaccagtgtgtgttcttgtgtgtttttttaagtttcccttttcagagaatctttgcccacaatctgagcaggaaaaaggtttctcaccagtgtgggttcttgtgtgtaattttaagcTTTCCCTCACAGAGaatttttgaccacaaactgtgcaggaaaaaggtttctcaccagtgtgtgttcttgtgcgtttttttaagtttcccttttcagagaatctttgaccacaaactgagcaggaaaaaggtttctcaccagtgtgggttcttgtgtgtatttttaagtgtcccttcatcgagaatctttgaccacagactgagcaggaaaaaggtttctcaccagtgtgggttcttgcaTGTATTTTTAAACTTCCCTTTTtagtgaatctttgaccgcaatctaagcaggaaaaaggtttctccccagtgtgtgttctcacatGTTCTTTCAAAATGCTCTTataagcaaatgttttcccacactgagaacatttccattgtttcttgTCAGTCTGAAATGTCATATCAACTTCAGactgtccatcatcatcatcatcagaagattgcgacgtcatgtcgtcactatctgacagTGGAGAtaagaggccgtctgcttgAGATCCTTCACAGCGGGCTTCATCaacttctgttgtcatgtgctgacttgagctgctgctgcgAGGCTCCGcgcctctgctctcctcactttgaccttcatcttcactcttcaaagggacatcAGTCGACGGATACTTGGTGAtatcctcctcgtcttcctcttcgATGTGGGGACGCACTTCTTCCTCCCTGTTTTATAATCAAAatgggctcctcttcctctttgatgtggtggaccgCTTTGTCCtgcacttcctctttaatgtgagggggctctggctcctgccgcTCAGTATGAAGATCTTCAgcgatgtctgcaagacacaagaagacaaacacacatggtttgGTAAATCTATTATCATGTGACTTTAATTTTGTGTATTATGGTTTCGCTTTATATTTAAGATTAATTTGAAAAAGTATATCTAtaattttttagattttatggaTCAGATGAGATCAAATCAGATCAGCTGCAGTTTCGGGACATTAAAGCGACGAGCGTTTGGCCGGGAGACCCTCATCATGGGTCATCTGACATTATGACAGCCAGCCAAAGTCCATGTGTCAAAAAATGCCGCCTACAGAAACACCTTtgtgatatatatacacacatttactATGCATTTGTGGTCCAATCAATTCGAAATTGGGCTGACGTATAAGGAAATTAATCTGTATTAATTACTTCATGTGGGATGACGTGGCTGTCATCTTTCCTCAAGGAGGCATTTCAATGGTCGATTTTTCAAACAATAAGCCCTCCAACATATTTCATTGTCACGAATTTCACTCAATGTCCCAAAAAATACATCCAGACTTTAAATATGGGGGCAAATTACACCATGGAAAACCcaagttcaatgaggaaatgtaatGGCTGACATGGCCAAAATGTGGGCGAGCCAAAATCTAATATTTCATCGGTAAacgattacaaaaaaataccccaaacacctattttcatgctatatgggaatg is part of the Phyllopteryx taeniolatus isolate TA_2022b chromosome 23, UOR_Ptae_1.2, whole genome shotgun sequence genome and encodes:
- the LOC133472581 gene encoding gastrula zinc finger protein XlCGF17.1-like codes for the protein MTTEVDEARCEGSQADGLLSPLSDSDDMTSQSSDDDDDGQSEVDMTFQTDKKQWKCSQCGKTFAYKSILKEHVRTHTGEKPFSCLDCGQRFTKKGSLKIHARTHTGEKPFSCSVCGQRFSMKGHLKIHTRTHTGEKPFSCSVCGQRFSEKGNLKKRTRTHTGEKPFSCTVCGQKFSVRESLKLHTRTHTGEKPFSCSDCGQRFSEKGNLKKHTRTHTGEKPFSCTVCGQRFSVKESLKLHTRTHTGEKPFSCSVCGQRFSEKGKLKIHTRIHTGEKPFSCTVCGQRFSVKGSLKIHTRTHTGEKPFSCSVCGQRFTRKGNLTQHTRTHTGEKPFSCTVCGQTFSYKYQAKTHKCAGESTSNQKLLMQI